Proteins from one Streptomyces sp. NBC_00390 genomic window:
- a CDS encoding YdeI/OmpD-associated family protein, with protein METLDGLPLLGFAGPTELEAWLEEHNGTVPGLWVELAKKGSGVPSPTAGDVNDAALCFGWITGLRRSRGEVHYLQKITPRRPRSTWSQVNVKRVEELTAQGRMREAGLAEVAAAKADGRWEAAYVSQRGATVPPDLEAALEVNSRARETFDGLNKTERYLVVLGLLKAGTDRTRKARLERTVAALAAGEKVR; from the coding sequence ATGGAAACGCTGGACGGACTGCCGCTGCTCGGCTTCGCCGGTCCGACGGAGCTGGAGGCCTGGCTGGAGGAGCACAACGGGACGGTGCCCGGCCTGTGGGTCGAGCTCGCGAAGAAGGGCTCCGGGGTGCCCTCGCCGACCGCCGGCGACGTCAACGACGCGGCGCTCTGCTTCGGCTGGATCACCGGCCTGCGGCGCTCGCGTGGCGAGGTGCACTACCTGCAGAAGATCACGCCCCGCCGGCCGCGGAGCACCTGGTCGCAGGTGAACGTCAAGCGGGTCGAGGAGCTGACGGCACAGGGGCGGATGCGGGAGGCGGGGCTCGCGGAGGTTGCCGCGGCCAAGGCCGACGGACGCTGGGAGGCCGCGTACGTCTCCCAGCGGGGCGCCACGGTGCCGCCGGACCTGGAAGCGGCGCTCGAGGTGAACTCGCGGGCGCGGGAGACCTTCGACGGGCTCAACAAGACGGAACGGTACCTGGTCGTCCTCGGCCTGCTGAAGGCCGGAACGGACCGTACCCGCAAGGCCCGCCTGGAACGGACGGTCGCGGCGCTGGCGGCCGGCGAAAAGGTGCGCTGA
- a CDS encoding S8 family serine peptidase — protein MPKIFGVALLALLLAAASPAPAGAETSAHSDRIAGRYIVTLKDAPASADAEAAVDAAVEQATSMGAAVQHVYRHALRGYAASMSASAAAALADEPGVQSVQPDRIVRTAAQTVPTGVNRTDAGLSPTAGIDGKDTRVDVDVAVIDTGIDLDHPDLNVYRDGGKNCWLSWLPPNDLHGHGTHVAGTVGALDNGTGVVGMAPGVRLWPVQVLGPLGTGSWSDVICGIDHVTEHADDIDVVNMSLGGEGTDDGDCGKTNDDALHQAICASVEAGVTYAVAAANDHADAAKTVPASYDEVITVSALADFDGKPGGLGRSTCRSDQDDTFADFSNFGADIDLIAPGVCVYSTAMGGGYTTLSGTSMASPHVAGGAALYLAKNPDASPNSVKAALQGAGTLDWTWPSQDSDGTKERLLRVSSF, from the coding sequence ATGCCCAAGATCTTCGGCGTAGCCCTTCTTGCACTGCTTCTGGCGGCTGCCTCACCGGCCCCTGCCGGGGCCGAGACATCTGCACACTCCGACCGGATCGCCGGCCGGTACATCGTGACCCTCAAGGACGCCCCCGCGTCCGCGGACGCCGAGGCGGCCGTGGACGCGGCCGTCGAGCAGGCGACTTCCATGGGTGCCGCGGTGCAGCACGTCTACCGTCATGCCCTCCGCGGATACGCGGCATCCATGAGTGCGAGTGCGGCGGCCGCTCTCGCCGATGAGCCAGGGGTCCAGTCGGTACAGCCCGACCGCATCGTGCGGACAGCCGCTCAGACGGTCCCGACCGGTGTGAACCGGACGGACGCGGGGCTCAGCCCCACCGCCGGCATCGACGGCAAGGACACCCGGGTCGACGTCGATGTCGCGGTGATCGACACCGGAATCGATCTGGACCACCCGGACCTGAACGTGTACCGGGACGGTGGCAAGAACTGCTGGCTGTCCTGGCTGCCCCCCAATGACCTGCACGGCCACGGCACTCATGTCGCCGGCACGGTCGGAGCACTGGACAACGGCACCGGAGTGGTCGGCATGGCACCGGGTGTCCGCCTCTGGCCCGTGCAGGTGCTGGGCCCCCTCGGCACCGGCAGCTGGTCGGACGTCATCTGCGGGATCGACCACGTCACCGAGCACGCCGACGACATCGACGTCGTCAACATGAGCCTGGGCGGTGAGGGAACGGACGACGGCGACTGCGGCAAGACCAACGACGACGCCCTGCACCAGGCGATCTGCGCCTCGGTCGAAGCGGGCGTCACCTACGCCGTCGCGGCCGCCAACGATCACGCGGACGCCGCGAAGACCGTACCCGCCTCCTATGACGAAGTGATCACCGTCAGCGCCTTGGCGGACTTCGACGGCAAGCCGGGCGGCCTGGGCCGGTCCACCTGCCGCAGCGACCAGGACGACACGTTCGCCGACTTCTCCAACTTCGGCGCCGACATCGACCTGATCGCGCCGGGTGTGTGCGTCTACTCCACGGCCATGGGCGGTGGCTACACCACCCTGTCCGGCACCTCGATGGCCTCGCCCCACGTCGCCGGCGGCGCAGCCCTGTACCTGGCGAAGAACCCCGACGCATCCCCCAACAGCGTCAAGGCGGCTCTGCAGGGCGCCGGCACCCTCGACTGGACCTGGCCGTCCCAGGACAGTGACGGCACCAAGGAGCGTCTGCTCAGAGTCAGTTCGTTCTGA
- a CDS encoding AMP-binding protein produces the protein MTELSYAHGTGTVPLIGDTIGRSLDRAIAAWPEREALVDVAQGTRWTYAEFGSAVAQLARGLLGSGVAKGDRVGIWAVNCAEWVLVQYATARIGAIMVNINPAYRAHELEYVLGQAGISVLIASQTHKSSDYRAMVDAVRPACPGLRAVHYIEDGSWDVLLEAAQRVPDEQLAAREAELSCDDPVNIQYTSGTTGFPKGATLSHHNILNNGYFVGELIAYSEQDRVCIPVPFYHCFGMVMGNLAATSHGACMVIPAPSFDAAATLRAVEQERCTSLYGVPTMFIAELNLPDFATYDLSSLRTGIMAGSPCPVEVMKRVVAEMNMAEVSICYGMTETSPVSTQTRRDDDLERRTGTVGRVLPHVEVKVVDPVTGVTLPRGEAGELCTRGYSVMLGYWEEPQKTAEAVDTGRWMHTGDLAVMREDGYVQIVGRIKDMIIRGGENVYPREIEEFLYSHPKIADVQVVGVPDERYGEEILACVIPRDPADPPTLEDITAYCREQLAHYKIPRRLEILAGFPMTVSGKVRKVELRRQYG, from the coding sequence ATGACGGAGCTGTCCTACGCGCACGGGACCGGTACGGTGCCGCTGATCGGCGACACGATCGGGCGCAGTCTGGACCGGGCGATCGCCGCGTGGCCGGAGCGTGAGGCGCTTGTCGACGTGGCGCAGGGCACCCGCTGGACGTACGCGGAGTTCGGCTCCGCCGTGGCCCAGCTGGCGCGCGGCCTGCTGGGCAGCGGGGTCGCCAAGGGCGACCGGGTCGGCATCTGGGCGGTCAACTGCGCGGAATGGGTGCTGGTGCAGTACGCCACCGCCCGTATCGGCGCGATCATGGTGAACATCAATCCGGCGTACCGGGCCCATGAGCTCGAGTACGTCCTGGGCCAGGCCGGCATCTCGGTGCTGATCGCCTCACAGACCCACAAGAGCAGCGACTACCGGGCCATGGTGGACGCGGTGCGCCCCGCCTGTCCGGGGCTGCGGGCCGTGCACTACATCGAGGACGGCTCCTGGGACGTGCTGCTGGAGGCCGCCCAGCGGGTCCCGGACGAACAACTGGCTGCCCGCGAGGCGGAGTTGTCCTGCGACGACCCGGTCAACATCCAGTACACCTCGGGCACCACCGGCTTCCCCAAGGGTGCCACGCTCTCCCACCACAACATCCTCAACAACGGCTATTTCGTGGGGGAGTTGATCGCATATTCGGAGCAGGACCGGGTCTGCATCCCGGTGCCGTTCTACCACTGTTTCGGCATGGTGATGGGCAACCTTGCCGCCACCTCGCACGGGGCCTGCATGGTCATCCCGGCTCCGTCGTTCGACGCGGCGGCGACGCTGCGCGCCGTCGAGCAGGAGCGCTGCACCTCGCTGTACGGCGTACCGACGATGTTCATCGCCGAGCTGAACCTCCCCGACTTCGCCACGTACGACCTCAGTTCGCTGCGCACCGGCATCATGGCGGGCTCGCCGTGCCCGGTGGAAGTGATGAAGCGGGTCGTCGCCGAGATGAACATGGCGGAGGTGTCGATCTGCTACGGCATGACCGAGACCTCGCCGGTCTCCACCCAGACCCGCCGCGACGACGACCTGGAGCGCCGCACCGGCACGGTCGGCCGGGTGCTGCCGCATGTCGAGGTCAAGGTGGTCGACCCGGTGACAGGCGTGACCCTGCCGCGAGGCGAGGCGGGCGAACTGTGCACGCGCGGCTACAGCGTGATGCTCGGCTACTGGGAGGAGCCGCAGAAGACCGCGGAGGCGGTGGACACGGGCCGGTGGATGCACACCGGCGATCTGGCCGTGATGCGCGAGGACGGATATGTTCAGATCGTCGGCCGGATCAAGGACATGATCATCAGAGGTGGTGAGAACGTCTACCCGCGCGAGATCGAGGAGTTCCTGTACTCCCACCCGAAGATCGCGGACGTCCAGGTGGTGGGGGTGCCCGACGAGCGGTACGGCGAGGAGATCCTGGCGTGTGTGATTCCGCGCGACCCGGCGGACCCGCCCACGCTGGAGGACATCACCGCGTACTGCCGCGAGCAGCTCGCCCACTACAAGATCCCGCGCCGGCTGGAGATCCTGGCCGGCTTCCCCATGACGGTCAGTGGCAAGGTCCGCAAGGTCGAACTGCGCAGGCAGTACGGCTGA
- a CDS encoding cytochrome d ubiquinol oxidase subunit II, whose amino-acid sequence MMADLIAWVLVAVIAAYACAGGTDYGAGFWDLMAGGADRGKRPRWLIDHAMAPVWEANNVWLIFVFVVMWTGFPTMFQAVSEAMWLPLALAAVGLVLRGAGFALRKPSRRLAKRRVYGAMFAISSLLTPFFLGAVLGGIASGRVAVGTTASADAWANSTSLLAGLLAIAATAFLGAVFLCSDARRFGADDLVEYFRLRALLAFAAVVVLALIGLPVTHGDARYVWEGLTGGWGLLLVVLAAVCGLATVLLLLRRSYGWSRYTSVASVALTVGAWGFAQSPYLLPTSLTVAEAAGAAHTLRWLAIVTLIAIVLVGPALVLLYRLDTLGELEPLTDADTRAARAPGDNV is encoded by the coding sequence ATGATGGCCGATCTCATCGCATGGGTCCTGGTGGCCGTGATCGCCGCCTACGCCTGTGCCGGGGGTACTGACTACGGGGCGGGTTTCTGGGACCTCATGGCCGGCGGGGCGGATCGCGGCAAGCGGCCGCGCTGGCTCATCGACCACGCGATGGCGCCGGTCTGGGAGGCCAACAACGTCTGGTTGATCTTCGTCTTCGTCGTCATGTGGACCGGCTTCCCGACGATGTTCCAGGCCGTCTCCGAGGCAATGTGGCTGCCGCTGGCGCTGGCGGCTGTAGGCCTGGTGCTCCGCGGTGCCGGATTCGCGCTGCGCAAGCCGTCCCGCCGCCTGGCCAAACGGCGGGTCTACGGTGCGATGTTCGCCATCTCATCGCTGCTCACGCCGTTCTTCCTCGGGGCGGTGCTCGGCGGCATCGCCTCCGGTCGGGTCGCGGTCGGGACGACGGCCTCCGCGGACGCCTGGGCCAATTCGACCTCCCTCCTCGCCGGCCTGCTGGCCATCGCCGCCACCGCGTTCCTCGGGGCGGTGTTCCTCTGCTCCGACGCCCGGCGGTTCGGCGCCGACGACCTCGTCGAATACTTCCGACTGCGGGCGCTGCTCGCCTTCGCCGCCGTCGTCGTCCTCGCACTCATCGGCCTGCCGGTCACCCATGGTGACGCCCGGTACGTCTGGGAGGGCCTCACCGGTGGCTGGGGCCTGCTGCTGGTCGTCCTGGCCGCGGTCTGCGGGCTTGCGACGGTGCTGCTTCTGCTGCGCAGGTCCTACGGCTGGTCCCGCTACACCTCGGTGGCGAGCGTCGCCCTGACCGTTGGCGCCTGGGGCTTCGCACAGAGCCCCTACCTGTTGCCCACTTCGCTGACGGTGGCCGAAGCGGCCGGCGCTGCTCACACCCTGCGCTGGCTGGCCATTGTCACGCTCATCGCGATCGTGCTGGTCGGCCCGGCGCTGGTACTGCTGTACCGGCTCGACACGCTGGGGGAGCTCGAGCCGCTCACCGACGCCGATACTCGGGCCGCCCGTGCCCCTGGGGACAACGTGTAG
- a CDS encoding glutamate decarboxylase, whose amino-acid sequence MTKSDAAALFGNRFLTAPAPSEKFPEEGMTATDAMRLLDEDLVMEGDPQRNLATFVTTWMEPEAQRIIAENLHRNFIDHAEYPISAEIERRCVRMLADLFHAPGKTTGCRTQGSSEAIMLGALSLKWKWRERRQAANLSVDRPNLVFGGDVHVVWEKFCRYFDVEPRIVPLAEDKYTIGPEDVEPHLDENTIGVVAVLGTTFTGHKDDVVGIDKLLRDVRKERDLDIPIHVDGASGGFVWPFLYPDSKWDFRLEQVRSINVSGHKYGLVYPGIGWLVFREESDLAKNLVFYENYLGKTDATFTLNFSTGAAMVLAQYYNFVRLGRQGYTYVMETMQQNARALADNLRSSGRFEVIGSDVEQLPLVAFRLAGKHAYDESDIAWQLSAERGWMVPAYTLPPNAERVKILRALVKETLSREQIERLTQDIADACDTLDRKGATHEVERAQVHRGTGY is encoded by the coding sequence ATGACCAAGAGCGACGCCGCGGCCCTGTTCGGCAACCGTTTCCTGACCGCGCCCGCTCCCTCGGAGAAATTCCCCGAGGAGGGCATGACCGCGACGGACGCCATGAGGCTGCTGGATGAGGACCTCGTCATGGAGGGCGACCCGCAGCGCAACCTCGCCACGTTTGTCACCACCTGGATGGAGCCGGAGGCGCAACGGATCATCGCCGAGAACCTCCACCGCAACTTCATCGACCACGCGGAGTACCCCATCTCCGCCGAGATCGAGCGGCGCTGCGTGCGCATGCTCGCCGACCTCTTCCACGCGCCGGGCAAGACCACCGGATGTCGGACCCAGGGCTCGTCCGAGGCGATCATGCTCGGCGCGCTGTCGCTGAAGTGGAAGTGGCGGGAGCGCCGCCAGGCGGCCAACCTGTCGGTCGACCGGCCCAACCTGGTCTTCGGCGGCGACGTCCACGTCGTGTGGGAGAAGTTCTGCCGCTACTTCGACGTCGAGCCGCGGATCGTGCCGCTTGCCGAGGACAAGTACACGATCGGCCCGGAGGACGTGGAGCCCCACCTCGACGAGAACACGATCGGCGTCGTCGCCGTCCTCGGCACCACGTTCACCGGCCACAAGGACGACGTCGTCGGGATCGACAAGCTCCTGCGGGACGTACGCAAAGAGCGGGACCTCGACATCCCGATCCACGTTGACGGCGCCAGCGGCGGCTTCGTGTGGCCCTTCCTCTACCCGGACTCGAAATGGGACTTCCGGCTCGAGCAGGTCCGCTCGATCAACGTCTCGGGACACAAGTACGGCCTGGTCTATCCCGGCATCGGCTGGCTGGTCTTCCGCGAGGAGTCCGACCTGGCCAAGAACCTCGTGTTCTACGAGAACTACTTGGGCAAGACCGACGCGACGTTCACGCTGAACTTCTCGACCGGCGCGGCGATGGTGCTCGCGCAGTACTACAACTTCGTGCGGCTCGGTCGCCAGGGCTACACCTACGTCATGGAGACGATGCAGCAGAACGCCCGCGCATTGGCGGACAACCTGCGCAGCAGCGGCCGCTTCGAAGTGATCGGCAGCGACGTCGAGCAGCTGCCGCTGGTCGCTTTCCGCCTCGCCGGCAAGCACGCCTACGACGAGTCCGACATCGCCTGGCAGCTCTCGGCCGAGCGCGGCTGGATGGTGCCGGCGTACACGCTCCCTCCCAACGCCGAGCGGGTGAAGATCCTGCGTGCCCTGGTCAAGGAGACCCTGAGCCGCGAGCAGATCGAGCGCCTGACCCAGGACATCGCCGACGCGTGTGACACCTTGGACCGCAAGGGTGCGACCCACGAGGTCGAGCGGGCCCAGGTCCACCGCGGCACCGGCTACTGA
- a CDS encoding TIGR04222 domain-containing membrane protein, which produces MPLDMWWFIGAAGVCLAAAAALLLLPGAPAVAGTPGPQSVALLRGGRRAAVVVALVALHQRGVVTTGRHGTVRTDGWTQAAVRDRLQLAVHTSLRRPVGVRVVVTVPRVQKALDALRDECAAAGLLRANARWRAARALLCAVPLTIVTGLLVTPMTAPNTPLQLAISTVPLAVAAALWAIPRRTRVARRLLESLRERHPLEQRPPRGGLAESRVLTCVALYGDSALTLYVPHFAREGGLLGHGSRNTGFAVFNTAPGSGSTGTDHPGCGTSSA; this is translated from the coding sequence ATGCCCTTGGACATGTGGTGGTTCATCGGCGCCGCGGGAGTGTGCCTGGCGGCTGCCGCCGCGTTGCTGCTGCTGCCGGGTGCGCCGGCCGTCGCCGGGACGCCGGGCCCGCAGTCGGTGGCCCTGCTGCGCGGCGGGCGCCGGGCGGCGGTCGTCGTGGCGCTGGTCGCGCTGCATCAGCGCGGCGTGGTGACCACCGGGCGGCACGGCACTGTCCGGACGGACGGCTGGACGCAGGCCGCCGTACGCGACCGGCTCCAGCTCGCCGTGCACACCTCGTTGCGGCGCCCCGTCGGCGTGCGGGTCGTCGTCACCGTCCCCCGCGTGCAGAAGGCGCTCGACGCGCTGCGCGACGAGTGCGCCGCCGCCGGACTGCTGCGGGCGAACGCACGATGGCGCGCCGCCCGCGCGCTGCTCTGCGCCGTACCGCTCACGATCGTCACCGGACTGCTGGTCACACCGATGACCGCCCCCAACACCCCGCTCCAGCTGGCGATTTCGACCGTGCCGTTGGCCGTGGCCGCCGCCCTGTGGGCGATCCCCCGCCGCACCCGAGTGGCCCGCCGGCTGCTCGAGTCCCTGCGGGAGCGCCACCCGCTCGAGCAGCGGCCTCCGCGCGGCGGCCTGGCCGAGTCGCGCGTCCTGACGTGCGTGGCCCTGTACGGGGACTCGGCGCTGACGCTGTACGTCCCCCACTTCGCCCGGGAAGGCGGTCTGCTCGGCCACGGCAGCCGCAACACCGGCTTCGCCGTGTTCAATACCGCACCGGGCAGCGGTTCCACGGGCACCGACCACCCCGGCTGCGGCACAAGCTCGGCCTAG
- the gcl gene encoding glyoxylate carboligase: MPRMTAARAAVEILKREGVTHAFGVPGAAINPFYKALQAGGGIDHTLARHVEGASHMAEGYTRADPGNIGVCIGTSGPAGTDMITGLYSAIGDSIPILCITGQAPTHVIHKEDFQAVDIASIAKPVTKAATTVLEAAQVPGVFQQAFHLMRSGRPGPVLIDLPIDVQLTEIEFDPETYEPLPVYKPSATRAQIEKAISFLLESERPLIVAGGGIINADASDLLVEFAEITGTPVVPTLMGWGTIPDDHELNAGMVGLQTSHRYGNANFLDSDFVLGIGNRWANRHTGYKLEVYTKGRTFVHVDIEPTQIGKIFAPDYGIASDAKAALELFVEVAKELKAAGRLPDRATWVAATNERKATLQRRTHFDNVPLKPQRVYEEMNKAFGPETRYVTTIGLSQIAGAQMLHVYRPRHWINCGQAGPLGWTIPAALGVATADPESLVVALSGDYDFQFMIEELAVGAQHRIPYVHVLVNNSYLGLIRQAQLGLDINFQVNLEFENINAPELGVYGVDHVKVVEGLGCKAIRVTEPDQLLPAFEEAKKLAAEYRVPVVVEAILERVTNISMSTTADISNVVEFEELATEPGHAPTAIKPLKV, translated from the coding sequence ATGCCTCGTATGACCGCCGCCCGCGCGGCAGTTGAGATCCTCAAGCGTGAAGGCGTCACCCACGCGTTCGGTGTGCCGGGCGCGGCGATCAACCCCTTCTACAAGGCCCTCCAGGCCGGCGGCGGCATCGACCACACGCTCGCCCGTCACGTCGAGGGGGCGTCCCACATGGCCGAGGGGTACACCCGGGCCGACCCCGGCAACATCGGGGTGTGCATCGGCACCTCCGGCCCGGCGGGCACCGACATGATCACCGGCCTGTACTCGGCGATCGGTGACTCGATCCCGATCCTGTGCATCACCGGCCAGGCCCCGACACACGTGATCCACAAAGAGGACTTCCAGGCGGTCGACATCGCCTCGATCGCCAAGCCCGTCACCAAGGCGGCGACGACCGTCCTGGAGGCGGCCCAGGTGCCCGGCGTCTTCCAGCAGGCGTTCCACCTGATGCGCTCCGGCCGTCCCGGTCCGGTCCTCATCGACCTGCCGATCGACGTCCAGCTGACCGAGATCGAGTTCGACCCCGAGACGTACGAGCCGCTGCCGGTCTACAAGCCGTCCGCGACCCGGGCCCAGATCGAGAAGGCGATCTCGTTCCTGCTGGAATCCGAGCGACCGCTCATCGTCGCGGGCGGCGGCATCATCAACGCCGACGCCTCGGACCTGCTGGTCGAGTTCGCGGAGATCACCGGCACCCCCGTCGTCCCGACCCTGATGGGCTGGGGCACCATCCCGGACGACCACGAACTGAACGCCGGCATGGTCGGCCTGCAGACCTCGCACCGCTACGGCAACGCGAACTTCCTGGACTCCGACTTCGTCCTCGGCATCGGCAACCGCTGGGCCAACCGCCACACCGGCTACAAGCTGGAGGTCTACACCAAGGGCCGCACGTTCGTCCATGTCGACATCGAACCCACCCAGATCGGCAAGATCTTCGCTCCGGACTACGGCATCGCCTCCGACGCCAAGGCCGCGCTGGAGCTCTTCGTCGAGGTCGCCAAGGAACTCAAGGCGGCCGGCAGGCTGCCCGACCGCGCCACGTGGGTGGCCGCCACCAACGAGCGCAAGGCCACGCTGCAGCGCCGTACGCACTTCGACAACGTGCCGCTCAAGCCGCAGCGCGTCTACGAGGAGATGAACAAGGCCTTCGGTCCGGAGACGCGCTACGTCACCACCATCGGCCTCTCCCAGATCGCCGGCGCGCAGATGCTGCACGTCTACAGGCCGCGCCACTGGATCAACTGCGGCCAGGCCGGCCCACTCGGCTGGACCATCCCGGCCGCCCTCGGAGTCGCCACCGCCGACCCGGAGTCCCTGGTGGTCGCCCTGTCCGGCGACTACGACTTCCAGTTCATGATCGAGGAGCTGGCGGTCGGCGCGCAGCACCGGATCCCGTACGTCCACGTGCTGGTGAACAACTCGTACCTGGGCCTGATCCGCCAGGCGCAGCTCGGCCTGGACATCAACTTCCAGGTCAACCTGGAGTTCGAGAACATCAACGCCCCCGAACTCGGCGTCTACGGTGTGGACCACGTCAAGGTCGTGGAGGGCCTGGGCTGCAAGGCCATCCGGGTCACCGAGCCGGACCAGTTGCTGCCCGCCTTCGAGGAGGCGAAGAAGCTCGCGGCCGAGTACCGGGTGCCGGTCGTCGTCGAGGCGATCCTGGAGCGGGTCACCAACATCTCCATGAGCACCACGGCGGACATCAGCAACGTCGTCGAGTTCGAGGAGCTCGCCACGGAGCCCGGCCACGCGCCGACGGCGATCAAGCCGCTGAAGGTCTGA
- a CDS encoding cytochrome ubiquinol oxidase subunit I, protein MLSTAAILAETPPQLLPARELMAFTLASHILLVPFGVALPFITVLMHYRALRHNDAVALQLARRWSAVMAVQFAIGVVTGTVLSFELGLLWPGMMGRWGDVFGLGFGVEAWAFFLEAVLIAIYLYGWRRLKPWTHFWLAVPLPLAALMGAFGIIAANSWMNTPQGFRLDAQGNPVDVNVRQAIFTPMFGPEYWHFVVAMFLTAGYVVAGVYAVGWLRGRRDRYHRLGFTLPFTVAAILTPVQFMLGDSAARSVFHKQPIKFAAMEIVWKTDTHVPEYIFGRLNSDGTISGGIKIPQLDSILAGFKPSTQVTGLTSVPAADRPTTVQANIVHWAFDIMATVGSLLILLALWYAWSWLRHRDLPRSRWFFRCAAVAGAACLVTVECGWITTEVGRQPWIVYNHMRVSEAVTDTRAGTLWAMLGIVIIVYVAVFGSFLAIVLKMRTRWRIADEGSAAARAVLHPETDTPYGPRSKPEPTAAGAAPGGGADRTSGGAS, encoded by the coding sequence ATGCTCAGCACAGCGGCCATTCTGGCGGAGACCCCGCCCCAACTCCTGCCGGCTCGCGAACTGATGGCCTTCACCCTGGCCTCGCACATCCTGCTGGTCCCGTTCGGAGTGGCACTGCCCTTCATCACGGTGCTCATGCATTACCGGGCGCTGCGCCACAACGACGCCGTCGCCCTTCAGCTCGCGCGGCGCTGGTCGGCGGTGATGGCCGTCCAGTTCGCCATCGGCGTCGTCACCGGCACTGTCCTGTCCTTCGAACTCGGTCTGCTGTGGCCCGGCATGATGGGCCGCTGGGGCGACGTCTTCGGCTTGGGGTTCGGCGTTGAGGCCTGGGCGTTCTTTCTGGAGGCGGTCCTGATCGCGATCTACCTCTACGGTTGGCGCCGGCTCAAGCCCTGGACACACTTCTGGCTGGCCGTGCCGCTGCCGCTGGCCGCGCTGATGGGTGCGTTCGGCATCATCGCGGCCAACTCCTGGATGAATACCCCGCAGGGGTTCCGCCTCGATGCCCAGGGCAATCCCGTCGACGTCAATGTGCGGCAGGCGATCTTCACGCCGATGTTCGGCCCCGAGTACTGGCACTTCGTGGTCGCGATGTTCCTGACCGCCGGCTATGTGGTGGCCGGCGTGTACGCGGTCGGCTGGCTGCGGGGGCGGCGCGACCGGTACCACCGGCTCGGCTTCACGCTGCCCTTCACGGTGGCCGCAATCCTCACACCGGTGCAGTTCATGCTCGGCGACTCGGCCGCCCGTTCCGTTTTCCACAAGCAACCGATCAAGTTCGCCGCCATGGAGATCGTCTGGAAGACGGACACTCACGTGCCCGAGTACATTTTCGGACGGCTGAACAGCGACGGGACGATCTCAGGCGGAATCAAGATCCCTCAGCTGGACTCCATTCTCGCCGGTTTCAAGCCCAGCACCCAGGTGACCGGGCTGACGTCGGTGCCGGCCGCCGACCGCCCCACGACCGTCCAGGCCAACATCGTCCACTGGGCGTTCGACATCATGGCCACCGTCGGCAGCCTGCTGATCCTGCTCGCGCTCTGGTACGCCTGGTCCTGGCTGCGACACCGGGACCTCCCTCGCAGCCGCTGGTTCTTCCGCTGCGCGGCAGTCGCGGGAGCCGCGTGCCTGGTCACCGTGGAGTGCGGCTGGATCACCACGGAGGTCGGCCGCCAACCCTGGATCGTCTACAACCACATGAGGGTCTCGGAGGCGGTGACCGACACCCGCGCCGGAACGCTGTGGGCGATGCTCGGCATCGTGATCATTGTGTACGTCGCCGTCTTCGGCTCGTTCCTCGCGATCGTCCTGAAGATGCGAACTCGCTGGCGCATCGCCGACGAGGGCTCAGCCGCCGCGCGCGCCGTGCTGCACCCTGAGACCGACACCCCCTACGGGCCCAGAAGCAAGCCCGAGCCCACAGCCGCAGGGGCCGCGCCTGGTGGCGGCGCCGATCGCACCTCTGGCGGTGCGTCATGA